One genomic segment of Oenanthe melanoleuca isolate GR-GAL-2019-014 chromosome 5, OMel1.0, whole genome shotgun sequence includes these proteins:
- the OIP5 gene encoding protein Mis18-beta isoform X1: MATRRGEQRSNGEAQGAGPAPERWAGGDGGAAAAAAAVPGPAAQRGHRAGAAARPRRCCLGLAFGAPAASAISAFAAVFPVAAGRVAGVAAAAAGSAAGGVRRVLLPPLLDGAGRLAAAVRAGAAGAQRPHLLQSVPRGGGGGRARSGHSGLQRVSLSLSPEVTSDVTREDSLFFGLEGALLGCAYYLLSCRWCGLAVGFILYSSGSDLAYLRDSFCFFKENIICYLLKTHRIIEASEVNFPPVTSMEYMQKVKEKLVAFNSRLELVIKKLEKQEQNNYVTEWQNSSADHDLLSAYARVNN; encoded by the exons ATGGCAACGCGGAGAGGCGAGCAGCGCTCCAATGGCGAGGCTCAGGGGGCGGGCCCCGCGCCCGAGCGCTGGGCGGGAGGAGATGGCGGTGCGgcggctgctgcagcagctgttcccGGACCCGCAGCCCAGCGGGGCCATCGTGCTGGAGCggccgcccgcccccgccgctgCTGCCTGGGTCTCGCCTTCGGCGCCCCCGCCGCCTCCGCCATCTCCGCCTTCGCCGCCGTCTTCCCCGTTGCCGCCGGCCGCGTTGCCGGCGTCGCCGCCGCGGCGGCAGGGTCCGCTGCCGGAGGAGTGCGCCGTGTTctgctgccgccgctgctgGACGGTGCTGGGCGACTCGCTGCAGCTGTGCGGGCAGGAGCCGCCGGGGCTCAGCGTCCTCATCTGCTTCAGTCAGTGCctcggggcggcggcgggggccgggctCGCTCCGGGCACTCTGGATTGCAGCGCGTCTCTCTGTCTTTGTCCCCAGAAGTCACCAGCGATGTGACCAGGGAGGACTCGCTGTTCTTCGGCCTCGAGGGAGCTCTCCTGGGATG tgcTTATTATTTATTATCCTGTCGGTGGTGTGGCTTGGCCGTGGgctttattctttattcttctgGCAGTGACCTGGCCTATCTCAGAGACTCCTTCTGTTTCTTCAAGGAGAACATAATCTG ttacCTCTTAAAAACCCACAGGATTATAGAAGCTTCTGAGGTGAATTTTCCACCTGTAACCTCAATGGAATACATGCAGAAA gTGAAAGAAAAGCTTGTGGCCTTCAATAGTCGCTTAGAATTAGTGATAAAGAAGCTGGAGAAACAGGAACAAAATAATTATGTAACAGAATGGCAAAACTCTTCAGCAGATCATGACCTACTATCAGCATATGCAAGAGTTAATAACTAA
- the OIP5 gene encoding protein Mis18-beta isoform X2 has protein sequence MERIDVPADQWQRGEASSAPMARLRGRAPRPSAGREEMAVRRLLQQLFPDPQPSGAIVLERPPAPAAAAWVSPSAPPPPPPSPPSPPSSPLPPAALPASPPRRQGPLPEECAVFCCRRCWTVLGDSLQLCGQEPPGLSVLICFKVTSDVTREDSLFFGLEGALLGCAYYLLSCRWCGLAVGFILYSSGSDLAYLRDSFCFFKENIICYLLKTHRIIEASEVNFPPVTSMEYMQKVKEKLVAFNSRLELVIKKLEKQEQNNYVTEWQNSSADHDLLSAYARVNN, from the exons ATGGAGAGGATTGACGTGCCCGCTGACCAATGGCAACGCGGAGAGGCGAGCAGCGCTCCAATGGCGAGGCTCAGGGGGCGGGCCCCGCGCCCGAGCGCTGGGCGGGAGGAGATGGCGGTGCGgcggctgctgcagcagctgttcccGGACCCGCAGCCCAGCGGGGCCATCGTGCTGGAGCggccgcccgcccccgccgctgCTGCCTGGGTCTCGCCTTCGGCGCCCCCGCCGCCTCCGCCATCTCCGCCTTCGCCGCCGTCTTCCCCGTTGCCGCCGGCCGCGTTGCCGGCGTCGCCGCCGCGGCGGCAGGGTCCGCTGCCGGAGGAGTGCGCCGTGTTctgctgccgccgctgctgGACGGTGCTGGGCGACTCGCTGCAGCTGTGCGGGCAGGAGCCGCCGGGGCTCAGCGTCCTCATCTGCTTCA AAGTCACCAGCGATGTGACCAGGGAGGACTCGCTGTTCTTCGGCCTCGAGGGAGCTCTCCTGGGATG tgcTTATTATTTATTATCCTGTCGGTGGTGTGGCTTGGCCGTGGgctttattctttattcttctgGCAGTGACCTGGCCTATCTCAGAGACTCCTTCTGTTTCTTCAAGGAGAACATAATCTG ttacCTCTTAAAAACCCACAGGATTATAGAAGCTTCTGAGGTGAATTTTCCACCTGTAACCTCAATGGAATACATGCAGAAA gTGAAAGAAAAGCTTGTGGCCTTCAATAGTCGCTTAGAATTAGTGATAAAGAAGCTGGAGAAACAGGAACAAAATAATTATGTAACAGAATGGCAAAACTCTTCAGCAGATCATGACCTACTATCAGCATATGCAAGAGTTAATAACTAA